The sequence TCTGTTTTACCGTAATTCTGGTGAGCATGGTCAAGACGATGCGGCTGACTACGGCTAAATTATTGCTGGTGGGTGTCGCGTTAGGCATTCTTTCCGGCGCAATGGTGACGTGGGCCTTCTACTTTAGTGATGACCTCAGCCTTCGCTTATTGATGTACTGGTTGATGGGCAGTTTAGGCGGCGTGACTTGGTATCAACACTCGCTCACGTTAGTCATGATTCCAGTGATTATTTGGCTGTGCCTGCAAGGCAGTAAGTTAGATAAGCTGATGATTGGCGAAACTCATGCTGCGCAACTGGGTGTCAACGTGCCAAAACTGCGTTGGCGTTTGATCTTCGCTGTGTCTATTTTAGTCGGTTGCGCAGTAGCTCTAGGCGGCGTGATCAGTTTTGTTGGCTTGGTTGTGCCACACTTACTTCGTTTAGCGATTGGTACTGATAACAAATACCTTCTTCCTTTGTCTGCCGTTGCTGGCGCTGCATTGTTAGTGTTTGCTGATATTTGCGCGCGTACATTACTCGATTCTGCAGAATT is a genomic window of Vibrio sp. FE10 containing:
- the btuC gene encoding vitamin B12 ABC transporter permease BtuC, producing MDFQQLLHQKQRKWTRAIYIMAALLVALSAIYLMVGDLFISPLGTLSTLEQKLLIDLRLPRLLAAIAIGAGLAVSGASLQVLLGNVLAEPGVLGISGGASLAMVIVLFFLPFAPTPELFMIAAVLGSLCFTVILVSMVKTMRLTTAKLLLVGVALGILSGAMVTWAFYFSDDLSLRLLMYWLMGSLGGVTWYQHSLTLVMIPVIIWLCLQGSKLDKLMIGETHAAQLGVNVPKLRWRLIFAVSILVGCAVALGGVISFVGLVVPHLLRLAIGTDNKYLLPLSAVAGAALLVFADICARTLLDSAELPLGVMTTSIGAPIFIWMLIKNHDSN